One window of Phoenix dactylifera cultivar Barhee BC4 chromosome 5, palm_55x_up_171113_PBpolish2nd_filt_p, whole genome shotgun sequence genomic DNA carries:
- the LOC103707719 gene encoding RNA-binding protein 1 isoform X3, translating into MADGYWRYGDARHQAQAAMAPPQPPMKRPRPDYGDVPAGSEYVGYYPREEGRAGHRVIRDTESISASYDRYLRDGQIVSYGGGESLRPVAGGMGGHPVDDLRMMGVGGMDGRSVGYGSGRPETPLPPDASCTLFVEGLPANCTRREVSHIFRPFAGFREVRLVNKESRHPGGDPLVLCFVDFSTPSQAAVALDALQDKKGTCQLLLS; encoded by the exons ATGGCCGACGGCTATTGGAGGTACGGAGACGCGCGCCACCAGGCGCAGGCCGCCATGGCCCCCCCTCAGCCCCCCATGAAGCGCCCTCGTCCCGACTACGGAG ATGTGCCGGCTGGTTCGGAATATGTTGGTTATTATCCTCGTGAAGAAGGGAGAGCGGGACACCGTGTCATCAGGGACACTGAATCGATCAGTGCATCCTATGACCGTTATTTGCGTGATGGG CAGATCGTGTCTTATGGTGGTGGAGAATCCCTTAGGCCAGTAGCTGGTGGAATGGGTGGTCATCCTGTTGATGATCTGCGTATGATGGGTGTTGGAGGCATGGATGGGCGAAGTGTTGGATATGGAAGTGGTAGACCAGAAACACCTCTACCTCCAGATGCATCTTGCACATTATTCGTGGAAGGCCTCCCTGCGAACTGCACACGCAGGGAAGTGTCTC ATATTTTTCGTCCCTTTGCAGGTTTTCGAGAGGTCAGACTTGTGAATAAGGAATCTAGACAT CCTGGAGGGGATCCACTTGTTCTGTGCTTTGTTGATTTCTCCACCCCCAGTCAAGCTGCAGTTGCTTTGGATGCTTTGCAAG ATAAAAAGGGCACATGCCAATTACTGTTAAGCTAA
- the LOC103707719 gene encoding protein MATERNALLY EXPRESSED GENE 5 isoform X4 produces MADGYWRYGDARHQAQAAMAPPQPPMKRPRPDYGDVPAGSEYVGYYPREEGRAGHRVIRDTESISASYDRYLRDGIVSYGGGESLRPVAGGMGGHPVDDLRMMGVGGMDGRSVGYGSGRPETPLPPDASCTLFVEGLPANCTRREVSHIFRPFAGFREVRLVNKESRHPGGDPLVLCFVDFSTPSQAAVALDALQDKKGTCQLLLS; encoded by the exons ATGGCCGACGGCTATTGGAGGTACGGAGACGCGCGCCACCAGGCGCAGGCCGCCATGGCCCCCCCTCAGCCCCCCATGAAGCGCCCTCGTCCCGACTACGGAG ATGTGCCGGCTGGTTCGGAATATGTTGGTTATTATCCTCGTGAAGAAGGGAGAGCGGGACACCGTGTCATCAGGGACACTGAATCGATCAGTGCATCCTATGACCGTTATTTGCGTGATGGG ATCGTGTCTTATGGTGGTGGAGAATCCCTTAGGCCAGTAGCTGGTGGAATGGGTGGTCATCCTGTTGATGATCTGCGTATGATGGGTGTTGGAGGCATGGATGGGCGAAGTGTTGGATATGGAAGTGGTAGACCAGAAACACCTCTACCTCCAGATGCATCTTGCACATTATTCGTGGAAGGCCTCCCTGCGAACTGCACACGCAGGGAAGTGTCTC ATATTTTTCGTCCCTTTGCAGGTTTTCGAGAGGTCAGACTTGTGAATAAGGAATCTAGACAT CCTGGAGGGGATCCACTTGTTCTGTGCTTTGTTGATTTCTCCACCCCCAGTCAAGCTGCAGTTGCTTTGGATGCTTTGCAAG ATAAAAAGGGCACATGCCAATTACTGTTAAGCTAA
- the LOC103707719 gene encoding RNA-binding protein 1 isoform X2, with product MADGYWRYGDARHQAQAAMAPPQPPMKRPRPDYGDVPAGSEYVGYYPREEGRAGHRVIRDTESISASYDRYLRDGIVSYGGGESLRPVAGGMGGHPVDDLRMMGVGGMDGRSVGYGSGRPETPLPPDASCTLFVEGLPANCTRREVSHIFRPFAGFREVRLVNKESRHPGGDPLVLCFVDFSTPSQAAVALDALQGYKFDEHDRDSANLRLQFARFPGPRSAGGPRGRR from the exons ATGGCCGACGGCTATTGGAGGTACGGAGACGCGCGCCACCAGGCGCAGGCCGCCATGGCCCCCCCTCAGCCCCCCATGAAGCGCCCTCGTCCCGACTACGGAG ATGTGCCGGCTGGTTCGGAATATGTTGGTTATTATCCTCGTGAAGAAGGGAGAGCGGGACACCGTGTCATCAGGGACACTGAATCGATCAGTGCATCCTATGACCGTTATTTGCGTGATGGG ATCGTGTCTTATGGTGGTGGAGAATCCCTTAGGCCAGTAGCTGGTGGAATGGGTGGTCATCCTGTTGATGATCTGCGTATGATGGGTGTTGGAGGCATGGATGGGCGAAGTGTTGGATATGGAAGTGGTAGACCAGAAACACCTCTACCTCCAGATGCATCTTGCACATTATTCGTGGAAGGCCTCCCTGCGAACTGCACACGCAGGGAAGTGTCTC ATATTTTTCGTCCCTTTGCAGGTTTTCGAGAGGTCAGACTTGTGAATAAGGAATCTAGACAT CCTGGAGGGGATCCACTTGTTCTGTGCTTTGTTGATTTCTCCACCCCCAGTCAAGCTGCAGTTGCTTTGGATGCTTTGCAAG GTTATAAGTTTGATGAGCATGACCGAGATTCAGCCAATTTAAGGCTGCAATTCGCTCGCTTTCCTGGTCCGAGGTCAGCTGGCGGACCTCGTGGCAGGCGTTGA
- the LOC103707719 gene encoding RNA-binding protein 1 isoform X1: MADGYWRYGDARHQAQAAMAPPQPPMKRPRPDYGDVPAGSEYVGYYPREEGRAGHRVIRDTESISASYDRYLRDGQIVSYGGGESLRPVAGGMGGHPVDDLRMMGVGGMDGRSVGYGSGRPETPLPPDASCTLFVEGLPANCTRREVSHIFRPFAGFREVRLVNKESRHPGGDPLVLCFVDFSTPSQAAVALDALQGYKFDEHDRDSANLRLQFARFPGPRSAGGPRGRR, translated from the exons ATGGCCGACGGCTATTGGAGGTACGGAGACGCGCGCCACCAGGCGCAGGCCGCCATGGCCCCCCCTCAGCCCCCCATGAAGCGCCCTCGTCCCGACTACGGAG ATGTGCCGGCTGGTTCGGAATATGTTGGTTATTATCCTCGTGAAGAAGGGAGAGCGGGACACCGTGTCATCAGGGACACTGAATCGATCAGTGCATCCTATGACCGTTATTTGCGTGATGGG CAGATCGTGTCTTATGGTGGTGGAGAATCCCTTAGGCCAGTAGCTGGTGGAATGGGTGGTCATCCTGTTGATGATCTGCGTATGATGGGTGTTGGAGGCATGGATGGGCGAAGTGTTGGATATGGAAGTGGTAGACCAGAAACACCTCTACCTCCAGATGCATCTTGCACATTATTCGTGGAAGGCCTCCCTGCGAACTGCACACGCAGGGAAGTGTCTC ATATTTTTCGTCCCTTTGCAGGTTTTCGAGAGGTCAGACTTGTGAATAAGGAATCTAGACAT CCTGGAGGGGATCCACTTGTTCTGTGCTTTGTTGATTTCTCCACCCCCAGTCAAGCTGCAGTTGCTTTGGATGCTTTGCAAG GTTATAAGTTTGATGAGCATGACCGAGATTCAGCCAATTTAAGGCTGCAATTCGCTCGCTTTCCTGGTCCGAGGTCAGCTGGCGGACCTCGTGGCAGGCGTTGA
- the LOC103707719 gene encoding protein MATERNALLY EXPRESSED GENE 5 isoform X7 yields MADGYWRYGDARHQAQAAMAPPQPPMKRPRPDYGDVPAGSEYVGYYPREEGRAGHRVIRDTESISASYDRYLRDGQIVSYGGGESLRPVAGGMGGHPVDDLRMMGVGGMDGRSVGYGSGRPETPLPPDASCTLFVEGLPANCTRREVSHIFRPFAGFREVRLVNKESRHPGGDPLVLCFVDFSTPSQAAVALDALQDIGETE; encoded by the exons ATGGCCGACGGCTATTGGAGGTACGGAGACGCGCGCCACCAGGCGCAGGCCGCCATGGCCCCCCCTCAGCCCCCCATGAAGCGCCCTCGTCCCGACTACGGAG ATGTGCCGGCTGGTTCGGAATATGTTGGTTATTATCCTCGTGAAGAAGGGAGAGCGGGACACCGTGTCATCAGGGACACTGAATCGATCAGTGCATCCTATGACCGTTATTTGCGTGATGGG CAGATCGTGTCTTATGGTGGTGGAGAATCCCTTAGGCCAGTAGCTGGTGGAATGGGTGGTCATCCTGTTGATGATCTGCGTATGATGGGTGTTGGAGGCATGGATGGGCGAAGTGTTGGATATGGAAGTGGTAGACCAGAAACACCTCTACCTCCAGATGCATCTTGCACATTATTCGTGGAAGGCCTCCCTGCGAACTGCACACGCAGGGAAGTGTCTC ATATTTTTCGTCCCTTTGCAGGTTTTCGAGAGGTCAGACTTGTGAATAAGGAATCTAGACAT CCTGGAGGGGATCCACTTGTTCTGTGCTTTGTTGATTTCTCCACCCCCAGTCAAGCTGCAGTTGCTTTGGATGCTTTGCAAG ATATAGGTGAAACCGAGTAA
- the LOC103707719 gene encoding protein MATERNALLY EXPRESSED GENE 5 isoform X5, with the protein MADGYWRYGDARHQAQAAMAPPQPPMKRPRPDYGDVPAGSEYVGYYPREEGRAGHRVIRDTESISASYDRYLRDGQIVSYGGGESLRPVAGGMGGHPVDDLRMMGVGGMDGRSVGYGSGRPETPLPPDASCTLFVEGLPANCTRREVSHIFRPFAGFREVRLVNKESRHPGGDPLVLCFVDFSTPSQAAVALDALQGSPFIMLLQ; encoded by the exons ATGGCCGACGGCTATTGGAGGTACGGAGACGCGCGCCACCAGGCGCAGGCCGCCATGGCCCCCCCTCAGCCCCCCATGAAGCGCCCTCGTCCCGACTACGGAG ATGTGCCGGCTGGTTCGGAATATGTTGGTTATTATCCTCGTGAAGAAGGGAGAGCGGGACACCGTGTCATCAGGGACACTGAATCGATCAGTGCATCCTATGACCGTTATTTGCGTGATGGG CAGATCGTGTCTTATGGTGGTGGAGAATCCCTTAGGCCAGTAGCTGGTGGAATGGGTGGTCATCCTGTTGATGATCTGCGTATGATGGGTGTTGGAGGCATGGATGGGCGAAGTGTTGGATATGGAAGTGGTAGACCAGAAACACCTCTACCTCCAGATGCATCTTGCACATTATTCGTGGAAGGCCTCCCTGCGAACTGCACACGCAGGGAAGTGTCTC ATATTTTTCGTCCCTTTGCAGGTTTTCGAGAGGTCAGACTTGTGAATAAGGAATCTAGACAT CCTGGAGGGGATCCACTTGTTCTGTGCTTTGTTGATTTCTCCACCCCCAGTCAAGCTGCAGTTGCTTTGGATGCTTTGCAAG GTTCTCCATTTATAATGCTGCTTCAATAA
- the LOC103707719 gene encoding protein MATERNALLY EXPRESSED GENE 5 isoform X6, translating to MADGYWRYGDARHQAQAAMAPPQPPMKRPRPDYGDVPAGSEYVGYYPREEGRAGHRVIRDTESISASYDRYLRDGQIVSYGGGESLRPVAGGMGGHPVDDLRMMGVGGMDGRSVGYGSGRPETPLPPDASCTLFVEGLPANCTRREVSHIFRPFAGFREVRLVNKESRHPGGDPLVLCFVDFSTPSQAAVALDALQAVFQVLHL from the exons ATGGCCGACGGCTATTGGAGGTACGGAGACGCGCGCCACCAGGCGCAGGCCGCCATGGCCCCCCCTCAGCCCCCCATGAAGCGCCCTCGTCCCGACTACGGAG ATGTGCCGGCTGGTTCGGAATATGTTGGTTATTATCCTCGTGAAGAAGGGAGAGCGGGACACCGTGTCATCAGGGACACTGAATCGATCAGTGCATCCTATGACCGTTATTTGCGTGATGGG CAGATCGTGTCTTATGGTGGTGGAGAATCCCTTAGGCCAGTAGCTGGTGGAATGGGTGGTCATCCTGTTGATGATCTGCGTATGATGGGTGTTGGAGGCATGGATGGGCGAAGTGTTGGATATGGAAGTGGTAGACCAGAAACACCTCTACCTCCAGATGCATCTTGCACATTATTCGTGGAAGGCCTCCCTGCGAACTGCACACGCAGGGAAGTGTCTC ATATTTTTCGTCCCTTTGCAGGTTTTCGAGAGGTCAGACTTGTGAATAAGGAATCTAGACAT CCTGGAGGGGATCCACTTGTTCTGTGCTTTGTTGATTTCTCCACCCCCAGTCAAGCTGCAGTTGCTTTGGATGCTTTGCAAG CTGTCTTTCAGGTTCTCCATTTATAA